The Lactuca sativa cultivar Salinas chromosome 2, Lsat_Salinas_v11, whole genome shotgun sequence genome includes a window with the following:
- the LOC111911733 gene encoding UNC93-like protein 3, whose product MATDEESPLVDQNQNGTQTLNHSRDIHILSWAFLLIFLAYGAAQNLQSTLNTDGDLGTISLGILYTSFTVSSLFASSVVRKLGSKNALLLGTTGYWLYIAANLKPSWYTMVPASLYLGFAAAILWVGEGTYLTSAARSQAIDHKLHEGTVIGHFNGEFWAIFATHQLVGNLLTLFLLKDGTEGSTSGTTLLFTVFLGSMTLGTFLMAFLKKRDNEETDEQRDSSLSFYSFLISLWKHVITPLCDARMLLIVPLIAYSGLQQAFVWAEFTKFFVQPSLGESGVGGAMAVYGVFDAICSLAAGRFTSGLTSITVIVSGGAFLQCGILIWLLNYSVPTGVLGVVYPLLIAAIWGIGDGVLMTQLNALLAMLFKHDMEGTFAQLKLWQSASIAVVFFLSPYISLQAMLFLMLVALILSLAAFLFLVLKLEKAFSSNHT is encoded by the exons ATGGCCACGGATGAAGAATCACCGCTTGTTGACCAGAATCAAAATGGAACTCAAACGCTTAATCATAGCAGAGACATTCATATTCTGAGCTGGGCGTTCTTGTTGATTTTCCTTGCTTACGGCGCTGCTCAGAATTTGCAGAGCACACTCAACACT GATGGAGATCTGGGAACAATTTCACTTGGCATATTGTATACATCTTTCACAGTTTCTTCACTGTTTGCCTCTTCAGTTGTTAGAAAACTTGGATCAAAGAATGCTCTGCTTCTTGGTACTACGGGTTACTGGCTGTACATAGCTGCAAATTTAAAACCATCCTG GTATACAATGGTGCCAGCTTCATTGTACCTTGGATTTGCTGCTGCTATTTTATGGGTTGGGGAG GGGACATACCTTACCTCTGCTGCAAGGAGCCAAGCAATTGATCACAAGCTACATGAAGGAACTGTAATTGGTCACTTCAATGGAGAATTTTGGGCAATTTTTGCTACTCATCAG CTAGTTGGAAATCTTTTGACTCTTTTTCTGTTGAAGGATGGAACT GAGGGAAGTACGAGTGGCACAACTTTACTTTTCACTGTCTTTCTTGGCAGCATGACCTTGGGAACTTTTCTAATGGCCTTCTTAAAGAAAAGGGACAATGAAGAAACAGATGAACAAAGAGATTCCTCTCTTAGTTTCTATTCTTTCCTAATATCTTTATGGAAGCATGTGATAACTCCTTTATGTGACGCAAGGATGTTGTTAATTGTTCCACTTATAGCATATTCAGGTCTACAACAAGCATTTGTCTG gGCAGAGTTCACAAAGTTTTTTGTTCAGCCATCTCTTGGTGAGTCAGGTGTAGGTGGTGCCATGGCTGTATATGGAGTTTTTGATGCAATT TGTTCTCTAGCTGCTGGTCGGTTTACATCAGGTCTCACATCAATCACTGTGATTGTTTCTGGTGGAGCTTTTCTTCAGTGTGGTATATTGATCTGGCTCCTGAATTACAG TGTGCCTACTGGTGTTCTTGGAGTAGTATATCCACTTCTGATTGCAGCCATATGGGGAATAGGAGATGGAGTGCTCATGACACAACTAAATGCCTTGTTGGCAATGTTGTTCAAGCATGACATG gAAGGAACATTTGCACAACTGAAGCTGTGGCAGAGTGCTTCAATTGCAGTTGTATTCTTTTTGAGTCCATATATCTCACTGCAAGCCATGCTTTTTCTAATGCTTGTTGCACTCATCTTATCATTAGCTGCCTTTCTATTCCTCGTGCTCAAACTAGAAAAAGCCTTCTCCTCAAATCACACttga